The Centroberyx gerrardi isolate f3 chromosome 12, fCenGer3.hap1.cur.20231027, whole genome shotgun sequence genome has a window encoding:
- the LOC139931868 gene encoding actin-binding Rho-activating protein gives MGTNHQGAPTMQTETDVPPPAPLPDDSTVCVVSVKGLKENWQRWSDERQEYQKHNPFSQDARPAATAGPQRGQDGYGRPLQGSMTEQRGKDAHTHIGREVQELCEVIRSIGEARGRDGAVIAVEFGKLFEHYVTISNKVVGILLRARKQGLVHFEGEMLWQGQDDRVVITLLQ, from the coding sequence ATGGGGACGAACCACCAGGGAGCCCCCACCATGCAGACAGAGACCGACGTCCCGCCTCCCGCCCCGCTCCCTGACGACAGCACGGTGTGCGTGGTCTCTGTGAAAGGCCTGAAGGAGAACTGGCAGAGGTGGTCCGACGAGCGGCAGGAGTACCAAAAGCACAACCCCTTCAGCCAGGATGCCCGGCCCGCCGCCACGGCCGGCCCTCAGAGGGGCCAGGACGGCTACGGGAGGCCCCTGCAGGGCTCCATGACGGAGCAGCGGGGCAAGGACGCTCACACTCACATCGGCCGGGAGGTGCAGGAGCTGTGCGAGGTGATCAGGAGCATCGGGGAGGCGAGGGGCCGAGACGGGGCGGTGATCGCCGTAGAGTTCGGGAAACTGTTTGAGCACTACGTGACTATCTCGAACAAAGTAGTGGGGATTCTTCTGCGGGCCAGGAAGCAGGGGCTGGTTCACTTTGAGGGGGAGATGCTGTGGCAGGGGCAGGATGACCGTGTCGTCATCACCCTGTTGCAGTGA